One Micromonospora sp. FIMYZ51 genomic window carries:
- a CDS encoding ABC transporter ATP-binding protein produces MTATTGQPASAAARANEVWKVYGSGEAQVIALRGVSAEFERGRFTAIMGPSGSGKSTLMHCLAGLDTVTRGTVQVGETTVTGLGDAGLTKLRRDKVGFIFQQFNLLPTLTAKENILLPLSIAGRKPDPAWYDTVIDTVGLRDRLDHRPAQLSGGQQQRVACARALVARPEVIFADEPTGNLDSRAGAEVLNFLRNSVREHGQTIVMVTHDPTAAAYADRVVFLADGQIVSELIEPTADTVLDTMKKLDAPAEVAG; encoded by the coding sequence GTGACCGCTACGACAGGTCAGCCGGCATCGGCGGCAGCTCGGGCGAACGAGGTGTGGAAGGTGTACGGCAGCGGCGAGGCTCAGGTCATCGCGCTGCGGGGGGTAAGCGCCGAGTTCGAACGTGGCCGGTTCACGGCGATCATGGGTCCGTCCGGGTCCGGCAAGTCGACGCTCATGCACTGCCTGGCCGGGCTGGACACGGTGACCCGGGGGACGGTGCAGGTCGGCGAGACCACCGTCACCGGTCTGGGCGACGCTGGCCTGACGAAGCTGCGCCGGGACAAGGTCGGCTTCATCTTCCAGCAGTTCAACCTGCTGCCCACGCTTACCGCCAAGGAGAACATCCTGCTGCCGCTGTCGATCGCCGGTCGTAAGCCGGATCCGGCCTGGTACGACACCGTGATCGACACGGTCGGGCTGCGGGACCGGCTGGACCACCGGCCGGCGCAGCTCTCCGGCGGCCAGCAGCAGCGGGTGGCGTGCGCGCGGGCGTTGGTGGCCCGCCCTGAGGTGATCTTCGCCGACGAGCCGACCGGGAACCTGGACTCGCGTGCCGGCGCCGAGGTGCTCAACTTCCTGCGCAACTCGGTGCGGGAGCACGGCCAGACCATCGTCATGGTCACCCACGACCCGACGGCGGCCGCGTACGCCGACCGGGTGGTCTTCCTCGCCGACGGGCAGATCGTCTCGGAGCTGATCGAGCCGACCGCCGACACGGTGCTGGACACGATGAAGAAGCTGGACGCTCCCGCCGAGGTGGCCGGCTGA
- a CDS encoding HAD family phosphatase: MLFDMDGTLVDSERLWDVALAELAQTYGGTLSDAARRAIVGTAMAESMRILHDDLGQPHRDPEVSAEWVNARILELFRTGLQWRPGALALLGAVRQAGIPTALVTSSGRAVVEIALDTLGRQSFDVVVCGDEVDSTKPHPEPYLTAARLLGVPIERCVAIEDSPTGVASAVAAGAAVLAVPAEVPLAPRDGVHQLESLLAVDLELLAGLLHRSSV, from the coding sequence GTGCTCTTCGACATGGACGGCACTCTGGTCGACAGCGAACGACTCTGGGACGTCGCGTTGGCCGAACTCGCCCAGACGTACGGCGGGACCCTCTCCGACGCCGCGCGCCGCGCGATCGTCGGCACCGCGATGGCCGAGTCGATGCGCATCCTGCACGACGACCTGGGCCAGCCGCACCGCGATCCCGAGGTCAGCGCGGAATGGGTGAACGCCCGGATCCTGGAACTGTTCCGGACCGGGTTGCAGTGGCGCCCGGGGGCGCTGGCGCTGCTCGGCGCGGTGCGCCAGGCGGGGATTCCGACCGCGCTGGTGACCTCCAGCGGCCGGGCAGTGGTCGAGATCGCGCTGGACACCCTGGGACGGCAGAGCTTCGACGTGGTGGTCTGCGGCGACGAGGTCGACTCGACCAAGCCGCACCCGGAGCCGTACCTCACCGCCGCCCGGCTGCTCGGCGTCCCGATCGAGCGCTGCGTGGCGATCGAGGACTCGCCGACCGGAGTGGCCAGCGCGGTCGCGGCCGGGGCGGCGGTGCTGGCGGTACCGGCCGAGGTGCCGCTGGCGCCCCGCGACGGCGTCCACCAGTTGGAGAGCCTGCTCGCGGTGGACCTGGAACTGCTGGCCGGGCTGCTGCACCGCAGCTCTGTTTGA
- a CDS encoding neutral zinc metallopeptidase, producing MRQRRGREDAVAVAGRGRRQGRLAGLVVALVAAAACMVEPVDGPAAPTEPRQPASPSGEVTRADGTDTVEEFQQDMADAQRLAEQYWAEQFEGSSFRPIRRVIPYQRDGEISCGGQEVPRNNAVYCTVSDFIAYDINWSFGAFRQIGDAFVFYLLGHEYAHGVQTRLGIRYNFTIQQELQADCMAGAYLGDSVRAGRLTLDDGDLEEFNEGLLAVGDDPGQPWFAEGSHGTPEQRAEAFFRGYERSLSACGLS from the coding sequence ATCCGGCAGCGCCGAGGGCGGGAGGATGCGGTGGCGGTAGCTGGGCGAGGGCGACGTCAGGGGAGGCTGGCCGGCCTTGTGGTGGCGCTGGTGGCGGCCGCCGCCTGCATGGTGGAGCCGGTCGACGGCCCCGCGGCCCCGACCGAACCGCGACAGCCGGCGTCGCCGAGCGGCGAGGTGACCCGGGCCGACGGCACCGACACCGTCGAGGAGTTCCAGCAGGACATGGCCGATGCCCAGCGGCTCGCCGAGCAGTATTGGGCGGAGCAGTTCGAGGGCTCCTCCTTCCGTCCGATCCGACGGGTCATCCCGTACCAGCGCGACGGGGAGATCTCCTGCGGCGGGCAGGAGGTGCCGCGCAACAACGCGGTCTACTGCACGGTGAGCGACTTCATCGCGTACGACATCAACTGGTCCTTCGGCGCGTTCCGGCAGATCGGCGACGCGTTCGTGTTCTACCTGCTCGGTCACGAGTACGCCCACGGCGTGCAGACTCGCCTCGGCATCCGCTACAACTTCACCATCCAGCAGGAGTTGCAGGCCGACTGCATGGCCGGGGCGTACCTCGGTGACTCGGTCCGCGCCGGACGGCTCACGCTCGACGACGGCGACCTGGAGGAGTTCAACGAGGGGCTGCTGGCCGTCGGCGACGACCCCGGCCAGCCGTGGTTCGCCGAAGGCTCGCACGGCACCCCGGAGCAGCGCGCCGAGGCGTTCTTCCGGGGCTACGAGCGGTCGCTGTCCGCCTGCGGCCTGAGTTGA
- a CDS encoding FtsX-like permease family protein, translating into MFRATLKSLLARKVRLVLSGMAVVLGVMFVAGAFVLTDTLGRTFDQIFAEAYEEVDVNVAAKPKLTVNEMEGEQLGTPFPATMVENIQAVPGVAEATGVVAADGARMIGSNGKVVGSFGPPQLGGNWLGESDLVQLREGREPRADDEIVINKGLADAGKVAVGDRVGVLTLGPREDFTIVGVFGYSGDRDSMGGANEVMFTTPAAQRLMLGEPDVFNSVVVTAASGVSNESLRDAVAAAIGDDYVVKTGEQLSADAAAGLKEALTFFNRILLGFAAVALLVGTFLILNTFSIIVAQRTRELALLRAVGASGRQIIGSVVLEAVAVGLIASVLGLAAGIGVGALLAYLFSTISGGLTLAGVGVPAVAVIAAFAVGLVITVLAALLPALRAARIPPIAAMQDVATLDRPLTKITVAGALVTAVGTVLLFLGLGGHAGGNTLATILGGVLFSFIGVALLTPLISKPVVAALGAIFSGWVPGRLGRLNSGRNPRRTAITAAALMVGIALVTGITVILDSAKSSISGLARETVKAELVIAGTQTGPRPPTFDPAVLDEAKAIPGVRVADGLYGDMALVDDERTYVGAVTEPSALRQLYSLTATAGDIDRLAPGQLLVSVDTAQDRGLSVGSTTSMQLARGGVNTYTVTGIFEDSPLFTGVQMVVPAEAARDFTIPQPIQGFIQLAPGATVAEVQPQVEALLADSPEVSVVDLNAFIEQQSGQLDGLLTMIQILLALAIVIAVLGIINTLALSVLERTRELGLLRAIGLRRSQTMGMITVEAVVISVFGALLGVVVGSGLGAAVVEALKDEGITELVLPWGQMGLFLGLAALIGVVAAVLPAIRAARINVLGAIAHD; encoded by the coding sequence ATGTTCCGGGCGACTTTGAAGAGCCTGCTGGCCCGCAAGGTCCGGCTGGTGCTGTCCGGCATGGCGGTGGTGCTCGGCGTCATGTTCGTCGCCGGCGCCTTCGTGCTCACCGACACCCTCGGCCGCACCTTCGACCAGATCTTCGCCGAGGCGTACGAGGAAGTCGACGTCAACGTGGCCGCGAAGCCGAAGCTCACGGTCAACGAGATGGAGGGCGAGCAACTCGGCACGCCCTTCCCGGCGACCATGGTGGAGAACATCCAGGCGGTGCCCGGGGTGGCCGAGGCCACCGGCGTGGTGGCCGCCGACGGTGCCCGGATGATCGGCAGCAACGGCAAGGTGGTCGGCTCGTTCGGGCCGCCGCAGCTGGGCGGCAACTGGCTCGGCGAGAGCGACCTGGTGCAGCTGCGCGAGGGCCGCGAGCCCCGGGCCGACGACGAAATCGTGATCAACAAGGGGCTGGCGGACGCGGGCAAGGTGGCCGTCGGTGACCGGGTGGGCGTACTCACCCTGGGGCCGCGCGAGGACTTCACAATCGTCGGAGTCTTCGGCTACAGCGGTGACCGGGACTCCATGGGCGGCGCCAACGAGGTGATGTTCACGACGCCGGCCGCCCAGCGGTTGATGCTCGGCGAGCCGGACGTCTTCAACAGCGTCGTGGTGACCGCGGCGTCGGGCGTCTCCAACGAGTCGCTGCGCGACGCGGTGGCCGCCGCGATCGGCGACGACTACGTGGTCAAGACCGGTGAGCAGCTCTCTGCCGACGCCGCCGCCGGGCTGAAGGAGGCACTTACCTTCTTCAACCGGATTCTGCTCGGCTTCGCCGCGGTGGCGCTGCTGGTCGGCACGTTCCTGATCCTGAACACCTTCTCGATCATCGTGGCGCAGCGCACCCGGGAGCTGGCGCTGCTGCGGGCGGTCGGGGCCAGCGGCCGGCAGATCATCGGCTCGGTGGTGCTGGAGGCGGTCGCGGTCGGCCTGATCGCCTCGGTGCTCGGCCTGGCCGCCGGCATCGGGGTCGGCGCCCTGCTGGCGTACCTGTTCAGCACGATCTCGGGTGGGTTGACCCTGGCCGGGGTGGGCGTACCCGCGGTGGCGGTGATCGCCGCGTTCGCGGTCGGCCTGGTGATCACGGTGCTGGCGGCGCTGCTGCCGGCGCTGCGCGCCGCGCGGATCCCTCCGATCGCGGCGATGCAGGACGTGGCCACCCTGGACCGGCCGCTCACCAAGATCACGGTCGCCGGGGCGCTGGTGACCGCGGTCGGCACGGTCCTGCTCTTCCTCGGCCTGGGTGGTCACGCGGGTGGCAACACCCTGGCCACCATCCTCGGTGGCGTGCTCTTCTCGTTCATCGGGGTGGCCCTGCTGACGCCGCTGATCAGCAAGCCGGTGGTGGCGGCGCTCGGCGCGATCTTCTCCGGTTGGGTGCCGGGCCGGCTGGGCCGGCTCAACTCGGGTCGCAACCCGCGCCGGACGGCGATCACCGCCGCCGCACTGATGGTCGGCATCGCCCTGGTCACCGGGATCACGGTGATCCTGGACTCGGCCAAGAGCAGCATCAGCGGCCTGGCCAGGGAGACCGTCAAGGCCGAACTGGTGATCGCCGGGACGCAGACCGGTCCCCGTCCGCCGACGTTCGACCCGGCGGTGCTGGACGAGGCGAAGGCGATCCCCGGGGTACGTGTCGCCGACGGGCTCTACGGCGACATGGCCCTGGTCGACGACGAGCGCACCTACGTCGGAGCCGTGACGGAACCGTCGGCGCTGCGCCAGCTCTACAGTCTGACCGCGACGGCCGGTGACATCGACCGGCTGGCACCGGGTCAGCTGCTGGTAAGCGTGGACACCGCGCAGGACCGTGGCCTGTCGGTCGGTTCGACCACCTCGATGCAGTTGGCCCGGGGTGGCGTGAACACCTACACGGTGACCGGCATCTTCGAGGATTCCCCGCTGTTCACCGGCGTACAGATGGTGGTGCCGGCCGAGGCCGCCCGCGACTTCACCATTCCGCAGCCCATCCAGGGCTTCATCCAGTTGGCGCCGGGCGCCACGGTCGCCGAGGTGCAGCCGCAGGTCGAGGCGCTGCTGGCGGACAGCCCGGAGGTGTCGGTGGTCGACCTCAACGCCTTCATCGAGCAGCAGAGCGGGCAGCTCGACGGACTGCTCACGATGATCCAGATCCTGCTGGCGCTGGCCATCGTGATCGCCGTGCTCGGCATCATCAACACCCTGGCCCTGTCGGTGCTGGAACGCACCCGTGAGCTGGGTCTGCTGCGTGCCATCGGCCTGCGCCGGTCGCAGACCATGGGCATGATCACCGTGGAGGCGGTAGTCATCTCGGTGTTCGGTGCGCTGCTCGGGGTGGTCGTCGGCAGCGGTCTGGGTGCGGCGGTGGTCGAGGCGCTGAAGGACGAGGGGATCACCGAGTTGGTGCTGCCCTGGGGTCAGATGGGGCTCTTCCTCGGCCTTGCCGCGCTGATCGGCGTGGTCGCCGCGGTGCTGCCGGCGATCCGCGCCGCCCGGATCAACGTGCTGGGCGCCATCGCCCACGACTGA